In a genomic window of Plasmodium malariae genome assembly, chromosome: 4:
- the PmUG01_04020000 gene encoding peptide chain release factor subunit 1, putative translates to MEEDRDANVEQWKIKRLIKKLENAKGNGTSMISLIIKNKDEVSRINKMLADELGTASNIKSRVNRLSVLSAITSTQQKLKLYSKTPPKGLVVYCGTVITEDGKEKKMSIDFEPFRPINTSLYLCDNKFHVEALKELLESDDKFGFIIVDGNGALFGTIQGNTREVIRRFTVDLPKKHGRGGQSALRFARLRLEKRHNYVRKVAEVATSVFITNDKVNVTGIVLAGSADFKNDLLHSDMFDQRLFAKVIKIVDISYGGDNGFNQAIELSAEALQNVKFIQEKKLIGKFFEEIAQDTGKVVYGIEDTLKALEIGAVELLILYEGLDIIRLTTKNSVTNQTKTIHISPHDEKQESLYKENNVELEVVEKISLTDWVINNYKKYGASLDFVTNKSQEGAQFQKGFGGFGGMLRYKLDLNLYDEDVESDVELF, encoded by the exons ATGGAAGAGGATCGTGATGCCAATGTAGAGCAGTGGAAAATAAAGAGactgataaaaaaattagagaaTGCGAAAGG AAATGGAACGAGTATGATAAgcttaattataaaaaacaagGATGAAGTTTCacgcataaataaaatgctgGCTGACGAACTGGGAACTGCGTCCAATATTAAAAGCAGGGTTAACAGATTAAGTGTGTTGTCGGCTATTACGTCCACGCAGCAAA AGTTAAAGCTATATAGCAAGACTCCACCTAAAGGACTAGTCGTGTACTGCGGAACAGTCATAACAGAAGATgggaaagagaaaaagatgTCCATAGACTTCGAGCCATTCAGACCAATAAATACgagtttatatttatgtgatAATAAATTTCACGTTGAAGCTTTAAAAGAGTTATTAGAGAGTGATGATAAATTTGGGTTTATAATAGTAGATGGTAATGGAGCATTGTTTGGAACAATTCAAGGGAATACAAGAGAAGTAATAAGAAGATTTACAGTAGATTTACCAAAAAAACATGGTAGAGGAGGTCAAAGTGCATTACGTTTTGCACGTTTACGATTAGAAAAAAGACATAACTATGTAAGGAAAGTGGCTGAAGTAGCTACATCTGTATTTATAACAAATGATAAAGTAAATGTTACAGGGATTGTATTAGCAGGTAGTGcagattttaaaaatgatttattacATAGTGATATGTTTGACCAAAGATTATTTgcaaaagtaataaaaattgttgATATATCGTATGGAGGTGATAATGGATTTAATCAAGCTATTGAGCTAAGTGCAGAAGCTTTACAAAATGTTAAGTTTAtccaggaaaaaaaattaataggaaaattttttgaagaaaTAGCACAAGATACTGGAAAAGTTGTGTATGGAATAGAAGATACTCTAAAAGCATTAGAAATAGGTGCAGTTGAgttattaattctttatgAAGGGTTGGATATTATTAGGCTGACTACAAAAAATAGCGTTACAAATCAGACAAAAACTATTCATATATCACCACATGATGAAAAACAAGAatctttatataaagaaaataatgtaGAATTAGAAGTGGTTGAAAAAATATCGTTAACTGATTGGGTtataaacaattataaaaagtatggGGCTTCCTTAGATTTTGTTACAAATAAATCACAAGAAGGGGCTCAGTTTCAGAAGGGGTTTGGTGGGTTTGGAGGAATGCTTAGGTATAAGTTAGACCTCAATTTGTATGATGAAGATGTGGAAAGTGATGTCGAGCTGTTTTGA
- the PmUG01_04020100 gene encoding mitochondrial ribosomal protein L12 precursor, putative, with product MKKSKFPMRKYFSIVNLYDVIGCNSISSVDKCKRSSKIIFKKYYSSSFNIFDKIKDVSGNNTNENEEDIDLKKRKPSKKVLKLVDEILNLTLIEAADLCDICQEKLEGNKNFNNSYLVHRNPFPHPSNFFGATHFPPLNNSQINMNNNNNNNNNNSSVYTGSNSEHMNMDTTKLEKDPTGGTKKEEKKKTKSTFNIKLEQFDVKNKINTIKEIRKITNVGLKEAKDMVESAPFYIQKSELPLRCSAYHRSASLCFISFCFAFHQKAEEMKKRFEELGATIILD from the exons atgaaaaaaagtaaattccCTATGAGGAAATATTTCAGCATAGTCAACCTTTACGATGTGATTGGATGTAACAGCATTTCTTCTGTTGACAAATGCAAAAGAAgtagtaaaataatttttaaaaaatattatagtaGTAGCTTCAATATTTTTGATAAGATAAAAGATGTTAGTGGTAACAATACAAATGAGAATGAAGAGGAtatagatttaaaaaaaagaaaaccatctaaaaaagtattaaaacTAGTTGAtgaaattttgaatttaacTTTAATAGAAGCAGCAGATCTTTGTGATATTTGTCAAGAAAAGTTAGAGGgcaataaaaattttaataattcttatCTTGTTCATAGAAATCCATTTCCACACccttctaatttttttggaGCAACACATTTTCCCCCTTTAAATAATAGccaaataaatatgaataataataataataataataataacaacagtAGTGTCTATACGGGAAGTAACAGTGAACATATGAATATGGATACTACAAAACTGGAAAAAGATCCAACAGGAGGgacaaaaaaagaagaaaaaaaaaagacaaaaagcACATTCAACATTAAGCTTGAGCAGTTCgatgttaaaaataagattAACACAATTAAAGAGATACGAAAAATTACCAACGTCGGATTGAAGGAAGCGAAGGACATGGTTGAAAGCGCCCCCTTCTACATCCAGAAGAGTGAGTTACCATTGCGTTGTTCAGCTTATCATCGTTCTGCATCGCTTTGCTTCATATCATTCTGCTTTGCTTTTCATC AAAAAGCAgaggaaatgaaaaagagGTTTGAAGAATTGGGTGCAACAATTATTTTAGATTAA
- the PmUG01_04020200 gene encoding conserved Plasmodium protein, unknown function: protein MNDDSSVNIFLNNSDVTSNDMRTSRETLMNYERSNNFANNGNTIQFMKKARNNKMHNNNMHNNNMHNNNMHNNNMHNNNVHNNNMHNNNMHNNSMHNNNIHSNNILNNITHNNIPNNITHNNILNNITQNNVLSNNAHNNNELNHNIHNNNVHFEKSNNSMHKKLNLMNANYMNEQNDHTNFGMKNYNIRTKEEENILPNNINGVFQKNNMNMSGENNYFGNPYLKNFNYGISDESSFNGRVGGNDVGNIAANSAANSAANSAVNSAANSAVNCAVNCAVNSVGNIKGNIVGRVTNSVSRAMPSNSYHNNRIGDTYKYGLNENVHEEFLNANMNSFFNMDGNNSNSNNRERHNNSNDGSNNSNSLSVHKSENNSIHGNNNMNSKNMNYLNELGNINNLQVLNNMGVNINNIYDGLSAINEMNNLNHLNDMNDLNNIGNCRNVDDVNSLRNFSNVNHVNNLVNTSGINNMNNLTNANGMNRMDNMNRLNTLGDMSNMHNNTINDINVLNRIENAVGNKNLRDVNKINEHINKSNSFNSINHMYTFNNNTSMSNSNPSMQNLNCIHSNAASCVRNLKNDSEYGKLVSNENVSIVDGNSMHTGVSNKGMTGYMTSSIINSGMVNGVKHVGKSNSYNNLSSVGGFSNIQNINSMNSTNNMVGTSHVNNNMSSTNSTKNIMNAGSFHQLGSNTKYGSFYMNDYLPNNDRINNSKLSYNINGNSINNNCNNNVFSNTTPPEGCSNNGSISINNSIKSNVHSNNNNNNNNFNYYYYSNSHSNSNSNCSSSSSNSNIRNKSIKNSYIKSKMNFPTVSNSTVMNPQMIHSTHPSITYENNKITQEVSGRNSGNDISNSNFNGNGSSSMNISTCVNIGGCVNSCSNKNTLPNELPYSHSLYSDHRSKLMLGKNSSYDQNNTFKQNNIVENINRNINMMNSYAIDSSVPYNHNSNMFNNKNCADSNILLGDIDSSIYDENKIKSNNMSGIAKPPSYMNSSNNMLNYSSNNISNDVHNVSNGVHNIRNNINCNSNIKVNTGEGMSCNNILMNACVDYIPPITKEELNKSEYYSKAYYMNQMHQYQPQANPPSHPSHLPNLQQHLHIPVQPHAHAPPFQNNYDSLHDDGNAYIHAMNKLEKNKTKGNHLYAEEKKKKESNDEIKRTVENERNRTSNIKSLSEGNPNFNYYNGLENLDDLNSMEILNSVGNLNNLNVGSLSNNGSNYFYDPTTRQYVLGYPNVPNTSNANELMNSSPIYYKREKNFHSVNNLNNVHNIHNLQSNINSRSNKENLNLQEGRLSNYNYNNNSNITLNKDIIEMILRNNKNSLDKSFNENINLAYTNYLMNVSSSYLRKKSLEEKKNISNKGHHGSRGKYNSGNKGGTMNVKGNKSKSKQKHNAKGGGVEKVSQSKEVKKSELVELDINDVVEVKVAEPSESRKTKLGGEETHEQSEALLSELHETGPVEGKETEAAEAETETEAISVSVAVDGGVEADGETQTKVEEENLCTPVDAKDLGEVMPVKREHSKRGRKKKIKSFDCKTVKTELRNDCKEVKRKGRKRKIYFDPYINIVKDKERTTRENMQKMVLKESYEMKEELEKLNNEMILYYNQIKNNDGILCDQNNFANHSIKNVLYFLKCKLNNFNVKNSLNSHSEINVLINNFLYVLRIINKHKKILENIYSFNFNTVNELAVRNYFEKHFPFVKCYRPTYEIMDQVKVEEMDEEFLKNNNSIVNGNNSNNYSNDGICLFKDKVKKNYDKKKLGKLSASTYGSSARPITDMHSNNSSNVSSSSSNDDDDNVKCKEIICKSENFKNIPYNSNTLQDNITNGVNGENFSFLNYGTAIYSNGNKIVEMEENHLNSHNIDNMMEENHLNSHNNDNMMEENHLNSHNIDNMMEENRHNSHNIDNMMEENHLNSHNIDNMMEENRHNSHNFDNMMEENRLNNHNFDNIKERNNSS from the coding sequence ATGAATGATGATTCCAgtgtaaacatatttttaaacaattCGGATGTAACAAGTAATGATATGAGGACAAGTAGGGAAACACTTATGAATTATGAACGAAGTAATAATTTTGCAAATAATGGTAATACCATTCAATTTATGAAGAAAGCAAGAAATAATAAGatgcataataataatatgcataataataatatgcataataataatatgcataataataatatgcataataataatgtgcataataataatatgcataataataatatgcataataatagtatgcataataataatatacatagtaataatatactcaataatattacacataataatatacccAACAATATtacacataataatatactcaACAATATTACACAAAATAATGTACTCAGTAATAATGCACATAACAACAATGAACTTAatcataatatacataacaataatgtacattttgaaaagagtaataatagtatgcacaaaaaattaaacttaaTGAATGCGAATTATATGAATGAACAGAATGATCATACAAATTTTggtatgaaaaattataatataaggacaaaagaagaagaaaatattttaccaaataacataaatggagtgtttcaaaaaaataatatgaacatgtCAGGCGAAAATAATTACTTCGGTAAcccatatttaaaaaattttaactatGGAATATCTGATGAGAGTAGCTTCAACGGCAGGGTTGGAGGGAATGATGTAGGTAATATCGCAGCTAATTCCGCAGCTAATTCCGCAGCTAATTCCGCAGTTAATTCCGCAGCTAATTCCGCAGTTAATTGCGCAGTTAATTGCGCAGTTAATTCTGTAGGTAATATCAAGGGAAATATCGTAGGTAGAGTAACAAACAGTGTGTCAAGGGCCATGCCGAGCAATAGCTATCATAATAACAGAATAGGCGATACCTACAAATATGGGCTGAATGAAAATGTACATGAAGAGTTCTTAAATGCAAATATGAATAGTTTCTTTAACATGGatggtaataatagtaacagtaataataggGAAAGGCATAATAACAGCAATGATGGAagtaataacagtaacagcTTGAGTGTTCATAAGAGTGAAAATAATAGCATtcatggtaataataatatgaacagcAAGAATATGAATTACTTAAATGAGCTAGGTAATATAAACAATCTACAAGTTTTAAACAATATGGGtgtgaatataaataatatatatgatggtTTAAGCGCCATCAATGAGATGAATAACTTGAATCATTTAAACGATATGAatgatttaaataatattggTAACTGTAGAAATGTGGACGATGTAAATAGTTTACGCAATTTTAGCAATGTGAACCACGTGAACAACCTGGTCAATACGAGTGGCATAAACAATATGAACAACCTGACCAATGCAAATGGTATGAACCGCATGGACAACATGAATCGGTTAAATACCTTGGGTGATATGAGCAATATGCATAATAACACCATAAATGATATTAACGTTTTAAATAGAATAGAAAATGCAgtaggaaataaaaatttaagggatgtaaacaaaataaatgaacatataaataaaagtaatagtTTTAACTCAATAAATCATATGTACACTTTTAATAACAACACGAGCATGAGTAATTCAAACCCATCTATGCAGAACTTGAATTGTATTCATTCAAATGCAGCATCATGTGTTcgtaatttaaaaaacgaCAGTGAGTATGGTAAGTTAGTGAGTAACGAAAATGTAAGCATTGTTGATGGTAACAGCATGCACACCGGTGTAAGTAATAAAGGCATGACTGGCTATATGACCAGCAGTATAATTAACAGCGGCATGGTTAACGGTGTAAAACACGTGGGAAAGTCAAACAGCTACAATAATTTAAGTAGTGTAGGCGGGTTCAgcaatattcaaaatataaacagcATGAACAGTACAAACAATATGGTAGGAACAAGTCATGTAAACAACAATATGAGTAGTACTAATAGCACAAAGAATATTATGAATGCAGGCAGTTTTCATCAGTTAGGTAGTAATACTAAGTATGGCTCTTTCTACATGAATGACTACTTGCCTAACAATGATAGAATTAATAATTCGAAATTATCATATAACATTAATGgtaatagtattaataataattgtaataataatgtgttTAGTAACACTACCCCCCCTGAGGGTTGTAGTAACAATGGAAGCATTAGCATTAACAATAGCATAAAAAGTAATGTgcatagtaataataataataataataataattttaattattattattatagtaaCAGTCATAGTAATAGCAATAGTAACtgcagtagcagtagtagtaatagtaatatccGAAATAAGAGCATAAAAAACTCGtacataaaaagtaaaatgaattttCCGACAGTGTCAAATAGCACAGTTATGAATCCGCAAATGATTCATAGTACACACCCAAGTATAACTTATGAAAACAACAAAATTACTCAAGAGGTTAGTGGAAGGAACAGTGGGAACGATATCAGTAATTCAAACTTCAACGGAAATGGAAGCAGTAGTATGAACATTAGCACGTGCGTTAACATTGGAGGCTGTGTCAACAGTTGTAGTAATAAGAACACTCTACCGAATGAACTACCATACAGTCATTCGTTATATAGTGATCATCGTAGCAAATTGATGTTAGGGAAGAATAGCAGTTATGATCAGAATAATACTTTCAAGCAGAACAATATTGTAGAGAATATTAATAGAAACATTAATATGATGAACAGTTATGCCATTGATAGCAGCGTCCCATATAATCATAATAGCAATATgtttaacaataaaaattgcGCAGactcaaatattttattaggtGATATTGATAGTAGTATTTATGATGAAAACAAGATAAAGAGTAATAACATGAGTGGTATTGCAAAACCCCCTTCTTACATGAACAGTAGTAATAACATGTTGAACTAcagcagtaataatataagtaaCGATGTTCACAATGTTAGTAATGGCGTTCATAATATTaggaataatattaattgtaATAGTAACATCAAAGTTAACACCGGGGAGGGAATGAGTTGTAATAACATCCTTATGAACGCATGTGTTGATTATATACCCCCTATCACTAAGGAAGAATTAAACAAAAGTGAGTATTATTCGAAAGCGTATTACATGAACCAAATGCATCAGTATCAGCCCCAGGCAAATCCCCCCTCTCATCCATCACATCTTCCGAATTTGCAACAGCACTTGCATATACCTGTACAACCGCATGCACATGCTCCTCCCTTTCAGAATAATTATGATTCCTTGCATGATGATGGCAATGCTTACATACATGCAATGAACAAGttagagaaaaataaaacaaaaggaaACCATCTCTATgcagaagagaaaaaaaagaaagaaagtaATGATGAAATAAAGAGGACAGTGGAAAATGAGAGAAATAGGACGAGTAACATAAAAAGTTTGAGTGAGGGTAATCccaattttaattattataacggCTTGGAAAATTTAGACGATTTAAACAGCATGGAAATTCTGAACAGTGTAGGCAACTTGAACAACCTGAACGTGGGCAGTCTAAGTAACAATGgtagtaattatttttatgaccCCACTACAAGACAATATGTGTTGGGCTACCCTAATGTTCCCAATACATCAAATGCAAATGAATTGATGAATAGCAGTCCGATATATTACAAGcgggaaaaaaattttcacaGCGTGAACAACCTGAACAACGTGCATAATATTCATAACTTACAGagtaatataaattcaaGGAGCAATAAGGAAAATCTCAATTTGCAGGAGGGACGGCTTTCCAACTATAactacaataataatagcaatattacattaaataaagaCATAATAGAAATGATACtaaggaataataaaaattccttggataaaagttttaatgaaaatataaatctaGCATACACGAATTACTTAATGAATGTCAGTTCATCCtatttaaggaaaaaatcattagaagaaaaaaaaaatattagcaaCAAGGGGCATCATGGTAGTAGGGGTAAATACAATTCAGGTAATAAAGGGGGTACTATGAATGTAAAGGGGAATAAAAGTAAGAGTAAACAGAAGCATAATGCCAAGGGTGGGGGAGTTGAAAAGGTGAGCCAGTCGAAAGAGGTGAAGAAGAGTGAATTGGTTGAGTTAGACATAAATGATGTGGTTGAGGTAAAGGTGGCTGAACCGAGTGAGAGTAGGAAGACTAAACTAGGGGGAGAAGAAACGCATGAACAGAGTGAAGCACTATTAAGTGAGCTCCATGAAACAGGTCCTGTTGAAGGAAAAGAGACAGAAGCAGCAGAAGCAGAAACAGAAACAGAAGCGATATCAGTATCAGTAGCAGTTGATGGGGGGGTAGAAGCAGATGGAGAAACACAGACCAAGGTAGAGGAGGAGAATCTTTGCACCCCCGTGGATGCTAAGGACTTGGGGGAAGTAATGCCGGTGAAAAGGGAACATTCAAAgagaggaagaaaaaaaaaaatcaaaagtTTTGATTGTAAAACGGTAAAAACGGAATTAAGAAATGATTGTAAGGAGGTTAAACgtaaaggaagaaaaaggaaaatatattttgatcCATATATTAACATTGTAAAGGATAAAGAAAGGACTACAAGAGAAAATATGCAGAAAATGGTATTAAAAGAATCGTATGAAATGAAGGAGGAGTTGGAAAAATTGAATAACGAAATGATACTATATtataatcaaataaaaaataatgatggTATTCTTTGTGATCAGAATAATTTTGCTAATCATAGTATAAagaatgtattatattttttaaaatgtaaattaaataattttaatgtaaaaaattcattaaacAGTCATTCAGAAATTAATGTGCTtatcaataattttttatatgttctgaggataataaataagcataaaaaaattttagaaaatatatatagttttaatTTCAATACTGTGAATGAATTGGCAGTAAGAAACTATTTTGAGAAGCATTTTCCCTTTGTGAAATGTTACAGGCCTACTTACGAAATAATGGACCAAGTGAAAGTGGAAGAGATGGAtgaagaatttttaaaaaataacaatagcaTTGTAAATGGTAACAATAGCAATAATTATAGTAATGACggaatttgtttatttaaagacaaggtaaaaaaaaactatgataagaaaaaattgggAAAATTGTCGGCTAGCACATACGGGAGTAGTGCACGGCCGATTACCGATATGCATAGTAACAACAGCAGCAACGTTAGCAGCAGTAGTAGcaatgatgatgatgataatgttaaatgtaaagaaataatttgcaaaagtgaaaattttaaaaatattccttaTAATAGTAACACACTGCAagataatataacaaatggCGTTAATGGggaaaatttttcattcttaAATTATGGCACTGCAATATACTCAAATGGTAACAAAATAGTAGAAATGGAGGAAAATCACCTTAACAGTCATAATATTGACAACATGATGGAGGAAAATCACCTTAACAGTCATAATAATGACAACATGATGGAGGAAAATCACCTTAACAGTCATAATATTGACAACATGATGGAGGAAAATCGCCATAACAGTCATAATATTGACAACATGATGGAGGAAAATCACCTTAACAGTCATAATATTGACAACATGATGGAGGAAAATCGCCATAACAGTCATAATTTTGACAACATGATGGAGGAAAATCGCCTTAACAATCATAATTTTGATAACATTAAGGAGCGTAATAACTCCAGCTGA